The following proteins come from a genomic window of Paenibacillus swuensis:
- a CDS encoding S1 domain-containing RNA-binding protein — MSIEVGTKLEGKVTGITHFGAFVELPGGVTGLVHISEIADNYVKDVKDHLKMEDMVTVKVINVDKDGKIGLSIKQAVDKPVEQQQQQRPSRPDRPGGGAPRPDRPPGGGGFNREGRGGGDRGGRFASKPSFGKPSFEDKVSRFLKDSEERISSLKKNTEGKRGGRGAKRV; from the coding sequence ATGTCAATTGAAGTAGGCACCAAGTTAGAGGGCAAAGTCACGGGGATAACCCACTTCGGAGCATTCGTTGAATTGCCCGGAGGCGTAACCGGTCTGGTACACATCTCCGAAATCGCGGATAACTATGTTAAGGACGTCAAGGATCACCTTAAGATGGAAGACATGGTTACAGTGAAGGTCATCAACGTAGACAAGGACGGCAAGATCGGCTTATCCATTAAACAAGCCGTAGACAAACCTGTGGAGCAGCAGCAACAACAGAGGCCATCCCGTCCTGACAGACCGGGTGGCGGAGCACCTCGTCCGGACAGACCGCCGGGCGGCGGAGGGTTCAACCGTGAAGGAAGAGGCGGCGGCGACCGTGGCGGCCGATTCGCAAGCAAGCCCAGCTTTGGTAAACCGAGCTTCGAGGATAAAGTGTCCCGCTTTTTGAAAGATAGCGAGGAGCGCATTTCATCGCTCAAGAAGAACACGGAAGGTAAACGCGGCGGACGCGGAGCCAAGCGCGTTTAA
- a CDS encoding FtsB family cell division protein — protein MAGQTKDSKQSNKGVRRRLRLYLFVLVCFMGWAGSILIGQTSKVNETHSQLQSLLKKQEEIKVQSEELNLQLKRLNDPEYIGQIARKDLGMSLPGETSIRVTRPQP, from the coding sequence ATGGCTGGACAAACGAAGGATTCGAAACAATCCAACAAGGGCGTACGCAGACGACTTCGCCTGTACCTGTTCGTTCTCGTGTGCTTTATGGGATGGGCGGGTTCGATTCTCATCGGACAAACTTCCAAAGTGAATGAAACGCATTCGCAGCTTCAATCTCTGCTGAAGAAGCAAGAAGAGATTAAGGTGCAGAGCGAAGAGTTGAACCTGCAACTGAAACGACTGAATGATCCGGAATATATCGGCCAGATTGCGCGTAAGGATTTGGGGATGTCCCTTCCCGGGGAAACGTCGATTCGAGTGACCAGACCGCAGCCTTAA
- a CDS encoding CPBP family intramembrane glutamic endopeptidase, with product MTARNIGLTAGKIALGLAVSFVIAIILMIPAFVILAFLNGGDAEQLLVSSDELNPINIVFGIVQATAFILGTLLMYKFFEKKAGWPLGWKDPSPARHFVVGSAAGIVLITASFLIIMAQGGVDVAGVNPFGKIAGHFGSCLVLFAFVAVSEELFSRGYVYGLIKHHFSSNWAIAGSSLVFAGLHSMNPGMFEQPFPFINLIVVGVLFALSRELTGGLWAPIGLHFTWNLFQGNVYGFAVSGTKGPSLIELDVQTGLTAGGTFGAEGSYVTTLILMIAVIGIYRLGYKKKK from the coding sequence ATGACAGCACGCAACATAGGTTTAACGGCGGGGAAAATTGCATTAGGGTTGGCTGTATCCTTCGTGATTGCAATCATCCTGATGATTCCGGCTTTTGTAATTTTGGCGTTCCTGAACGGAGGCGATGCGGAGCAGCTGCTTGTGAGTTCCGATGAATTAAATCCAATCAATATTGTGTTCGGCATCGTGCAAGCGACGGCTTTTATCCTGGGGACGCTCCTCATGTATAAGTTTTTTGAGAAGAAAGCGGGTTGGCCGCTGGGGTGGAAAGACCCTTCTCCGGCGCGTCACTTCGTAGTGGGCTCAGCAGCGGGTATCGTCCTGATTACCGCTTCATTCCTGATCATTATGGCGCAGGGCGGCGTCGATGTTGCGGGTGTGAATCCTTTTGGCAAAATAGCGGGGCATTTCGGTTCTTGTCTTGTGTTATTCGCGTTTGTGGCGGTCAGTGAGGAGCTCTTCTCCCGTGGTTACGTGTACGGTCTTATCAAGCATCATTTCTCATCAAACTGGGCAATCGCGGGATCATCCCTGGTCTTTGCCGGCTTACACAGTATGAATCCGGGGATGTTCGAGCAGCCGTTCCCGTTCATTAACCTGATTGTCGTAGGCGTTCTCTTTGCGTTAAGCCGGGAGCTGACGGGCGGATTGTGGGCGCCGATCGGGCTTCATTTCACATGGAATCTGTTTCAGGGAAATGTCTATGGCTTTGCTGTGTCAGGTACCAAGGGCCCATCGCTTATAGAGTTGGATGTCCAAACCGGTTTGACGGCGGGAGGCACTTTCGGCGCGGAAGGAAGTTACGTTACAACTCTAATTTTGATGATTGCGGTCATAGGTATTTATCGGCTCGGCTACAAAAAGAAAAAATAG
- a CDS encoding HU family DNA-binding protein: MNKTDLINNISTKSGLTKKDVEAVLNGFLGEITDALAEGDKVQLIGFGTFETRKRSGRTGRNPQTGKEISIPESVVPAFKAGNKLKEAVK; the protein is encoded by the coding sequence ATGAACAAAACAGATCTGATCAACAATATCTCTACAAAAAGCGGTCTTACCAAGAAAGATGTAGAAGCCGTACTGAACGGTTTCCTTGGCGAAATCACAGATGCTCTTGCTGAAGGCGACAAAGTGCAACTGATCGGTTTCGGAACTTTCGAAACTCGCAAGCGTTCCGGACGCACAGGCCGCAACCCGCAAACAGGCAAAGAAATCAGCATCCCTGAATCTGTAGTTCCTGCTTTCAAAGCCGGAAACAAACTTAAAGAAGCCGTAAAATAA
- the yabN gene encoding bifunctional methyltransferase/pyrophosphohydrolase YabN, with the protein MTITASITIIGLGTGDPDQLTLGIWRRLQGAERLYLRTEDHPMVHMLQDHGIAYTTYDNLYEAKASFPEVYEGIAADLIRLALAEQGEVLYAVPGHPMVAESTVQILREQCPAHGIELTILGGESFLDEAFTRFGFDPIDGFQLLDATSMTTASLQPQMHTIIAQVYDVHTASDVKLSLMEMYPDDYEVVIGHALGVRDQESIVSVPLHELDHAEGFGNLSLIWVPRTEREDVRNRTFNRLHEIVQILRSPEGCPWDREQTHQSIRKNLIEEMYEVLETIDDDDPDAMCEELGDVMLQVMLHSQMEEETGAFTVYDVIQKLNEKLLFRHPHVFGSNQADNSEEALQNWEQMKAEEKRRKGIKPEQQSILSGVPRDLPGLMKAYKIQKKAAKVGFDWEKIEDVYDKIDEELTELKEAVGSGDADHTLEELGDVLFAVVNVARYLKLDPEEALSSTNRKFLRRFEYIEEQLRISGKSFDQTDLLEMDRWWTEAKTRT; encoded by the coding sequence TGGTACATATGCTTCAAGATCACGGAATCGCCTATACAACCTACGACAATCTGTATGAAGCCAAAGCTTCTTTCCCCGAAGTGTACGAAGGCATTGCGGCGGATCTCATCCGTCTGGCCTTGGCGGAGCAAGGGGAGGTTCTTTACGCAGTGCCCGGACACCCCATGGTCGCTGAATCGACGGTGCAAATTCTGCGGGAACAATGTCCGGCGCATGGCATAGAGCTAACCATTCTCGGGGGCGAAAGCTTCCTGGATGAAGCGTTCACCCGGTTCGGATTTGACCCGATTGACGGTTTTCAATTGTTGGACGCAACCTCAATGACGACCGCATCACTCCAACCGCAAATGCACACAATCATCGCGCAGGTTTATGACGTACATACCGCTTCGGATGTGAAGCTAAGTCTGATGGAAATGTATCCTGACGATTATGAAGTGGTTATAGGTCATGCGCTTGGGGTAAGAGATCAGGAGTCCATCGTGAGCGTTCCGCTTCATGAGTTGGATCACGCCGAAGGGTTCGGCAACTTATCCTTGATCTGGGTTCCTCGGACAGAGCGTGAGGATGTACGCAACCGTACCTTTAACCGCCTCCATGAAATCGTTCAGATCCTGCGAAGTCCGGAAGGCTGTCCTTGGGATCGGGAGCAGACGCATCAAAGCATCCGCAAAAATCTCATCGAAGAAATGTACGAGGTGCTGGAAACGATTGATGACGATGATCCCGACGCGATGTGCGAAGAGCTCGGGGATGTGATGCTGCAAGTCATGCTTCATTCTCAGATGGAAGAAGAAACAGGAGCTTTCACCGTCTATGATGTGATTCAGAAATTAAACGAGAAATTACTGTTCCGTCACCCGCATGTTTTTGGTTCCAATCAGGCCGATAATTCGGAAGAGGCGCTGCAGAATTGGGAACAGATGAAGGCGGAAGAAAAGCGCCGCAAGGGCATTAAGCCTGAACAACAATCCATTCTTTCCGGCGTGCCGCGTGATTTGCCAGGTTTGATGAAGGCGTACAAGATACAGAAGAAGGCAGCGAAGGTCGGTTTTGACTGGGAAAAAATTGAGGACGTGTATGACAAAATCGACGAGGAATTAACCGAGTTGAAAGAAGCTGTCGGTTCCGGAGACGCCGATCACACCTTGGAAGAACTGGGAGATGTCCTCTTTGCTGTCGTTAATGTGGCCCGATACCTGAAGTTGGATCCGGAAGAGGCGCTTAGCTCGACAAACCGTAAATTTTTGCGTAGATTCGAGTATATTGAGGAACAATTGCGTATATCCGGTAAATCTTTTGACCAAACTGACTTACTAGAGATGGATCGCTGGTGGACGGAAGCCAAGACCCGCACATAA
- a CDS encoding RNA-binding S4 domain-containing protein: MRLDKFLKVSRLIKRRTVAKDVSDQGRVWINGRDAKASSTVKPGDELKIRFGQKSVTVRVEQLVETTRKEEAANMYTLLKEESHKEESDL; the protein is encoded by the coding sequence ATGCGTCTTGATAAGTTTCTTAAAGTATCCAGATTGATTAAACGGCGTACCGTTGCCAAGGACGTTTCCGATCAAGGCAGGGTTTGGATTAACGGCAGGGATGCGAAAGCAAGCAGCACCGTCAAACCCGGCGACGAGCTCAAGATTCGCTTCGGTCAGAAGAGTGTGACCGTACGGGTGGAGCAGCTTGTTGAGACGACCCGCAAGGAAGAGGCCGCCAATATGTATACTTTATTGAAAGAAGAATCGCATAAAGAGGAATCGGACCTCTAA
- the yabP gene encoding sporulation protein YabP, whose translation MMDHGKNKRQEVKMLNRKLLEVSGVLNVESFDSEEFLLETECGFMAIKGQNLHIKNLSLEQGLVAIEGYVHSLGYIDANAQDKSKGFLGKLFK comes from the coding sequence ATGATGGACCACGGGAAGAACAAACGGCAGGAAGTGAAAATGCTCAACCGCAAGCTCCTGGAGGTTTCCGGCGTGCTGAATGTGGAGAGCTTCGATAGCGAGGAATTCCTGCTGGAGACGGAATGCGGCTTTATGGCCATCAAAGGGCAGAATCTGCACATCAAGAACCTGAGCTTGGAGCAAGGGCTTGTGGCGATTGAAGGGTACGTGCACTCCCTGGGCTACATCGACGCCAATGCGCAAGACAAATCCAAGGGCTTCCTGGGGAAACTATTTAAGTGA
- the yabQ gene encoding spore cortex biosynthesis protein YabQ codes for MTLQEQFFTLAMMSLSGVALGVVYDAYRVLCSELRAPRWILSVMDLVYWLFATLFVFRVLYYSNQGEIRLFVFLGLILGILFYFWLIGSITVRIMLWLIGVVRALIRFAVKAFRILILAPLRLLYRLLVILFGFAAAVTIFISRIVLQLLRPFGTLFWRLTKPLHKYAVLPSWIQKGVQWLQRIWKRPS; via the coding sequence GTGACCCTTCAAGAACAGTTTTTCACCTTAGCCATGATGTCCTTAAGCGGTGTGGCGCTGGGCGTTGTATATGACGCCTACCGGGTACTGTGCAGCGAGCTCCGCGCGCCCCGCTGGATCCTCTCCGTCATGGATTTGGTCTATTGGCTGTTTGCTACATTGTTTGTATTCCGGGTTCTGTATTACAGTAATCAAGGTGAGATTCGACTCTTTGTCTTTTTAGGTCTGATTTTAGGGATTTTGTTCTATTTTTGGCTGATCGGTTCTATTACGGTACGAATTATGTTATGGTTGATTGGAGTTGTCAGAGCGTTAATTCGCTTTGCCGTCAAGGCCTTTCGAATATTGATTCTGGCGCCTCTGCGGTTGTTGTACAGGCTGTTGGTCATTCTTTTCGGGTTTGCGGCCGCAGTCACTATATTCATTTCCCGAATTGTGCTACAATTGTTGAGACCTTTCGGAACATTGTTTTGGCGACTAACGAAACCTTTACATAAATACGCGGTGCTCCCTTCCTGGATTCAGAAAGGCGTACAATGGTTACAAAGAATATGGAAGCGACCGTCTTAG